From Polynucleobacter ibericus:
TGGATTGAAATTGGGAACTATGAAGATCTGGCGCATGCAGTGGATGCATGCAGGAAAGTGATTGATCGGGTCTTATACAAACCACGATATGCATCCCTTACTGGACATGCTTTAATGCAAGAGTATTTAAATTATGGTCCGGTCCCATGCATTCGTGGGGTTGATAATATGGATGCCTTTGACCCTTATGAGTATCTCGAAAGCAAAGCTAAGTTAGGCTGCCAAAAGCACCATGAAAATGCTCTAGGCTTTGGTCTTTAAATAACGGACAACAGTTTCCCAGTCGGGAAACTCAGGGGTGGCAAAGTGGATATGCTCACCCTTGAATCGATCCACCCCATTCTTAAGACGATCATCCACCAAGAAATCTCCATCATTCAGATTCTTATGGTGGCTTAGGATTAAGCGTTTATATGCTGGCTTACCCAGATAGTCTTTCACCCATAGCAGCTTATCGGACCATGCACTTGGGTTATCCCATGGTGCAGTTGAAAGAATATAGGTGTCGAACATGGTAGCCAACTCTTCGTACGCAGCAATTGCACCCGGGATTGGATCCATTAAATAGAAGATGCCGGGGACTTCATCCAATCGATCTTCGTACTGATCTTGTATATGCTCAGGGGTTCTTGCGATTCCTGATGGAAAATCCACTAATACATTATCCATATCTATGTAGAGTGTTTTCATCCTTTAACCTCCGAGTTAATATGCCCAGCTCTCATGCCTCACTGGCAAACTATTTAGTAACTGTCGATGAGAC
This genomic window contains:
- a CDS encoding 5' nucleotidase, NT5C type: MKTLYIDMDNVLVDFPSGIARTPEHIQDQYEDRLDEVPGIFYLMDPIPGAIAAYEELATMFDTYILSTAPWDNPSAWSDKLLWVKDYLGKPAYKRLILSHHKNLNDGDFLVDDRLKNGVDRFKGEHIHFATPEFPDWETVVRYLKTKA